One genomic segment of Intestinimonas butyriciproducens includes these proteins:
- a CDS encoding vitamin B12-dependent ribonucleotide reductase, with protein MPISENARAVLERRYLIRDEHGEPVETVDELFHRVADAVAAADARFDPKADVASTAKAFYDLMTSLDFLPNSPTLMNAGRPLGQLSACFVLPVEDSMEHIFDAIKNAALIHKSGGGTGFSFSRLRAKGSTVNSTGGVASGPISFMKVFNAATEAVKQGGTRRGANMGILRVDHPDIMDFITCKNDTKEITNFNISVGLTEAFMAAVESGGSFDLVDPASKKITGQLNARAVFEAIVNSAWQTGEPGIIFLDRLNRDNPCPGQGEIESTNPCGEQPLLPYEACNLGSINLVNHLRQTAEGYTLDRGKLEKTIRAAVHFLDNVIEVNQYPLPEIDRVTKLTRKIGLGVMGFADMLLYMGIPYNSDAGVSMAKTVMELVQTIGHQESQRLAETRGAFPLFAESVYRDGTPLRNATVTTIAPTGTLSIIAGVSSGVEPVFAYAYIRNVMDNTHLIETNQILKDKLAERGLFSDALMREIVEKGTLAHVPGVPEDIRRIFVCAHDVSPIWHVKMQAAFQEYTDNAVSKTVNFPNSATREEVAEVYRLAYELGCKGTTIYRDGSRDEQVLNIGKVNDGKPAESGSAPLPDHVEKLLESNCDSTACLLRNGSIMPRPRPDVTMGYTEKVKIGCGNLYITVNYDEQGICEVFTNTGRAGGCPSQSEATARLMSVALRAGVDSDELIRQLKGIRCPSTIRQQGMAVTSCPDAIAKAIEKVMKASKNQEIPPCPPPMEPIRPQGAPSPSMTPAEAKQAKFCPECGSRLEHEGGCVTCRNCGYSKCG; from the coding sequence ATGCCCATTTCCGAAAATGCCCGCGCCGTCCTAGAGCGGCGCTATCTGATCCGTGACGAGCACGGAGAGCCTGTTGAGACGGTGGACGAGCTTTTTCACCGGGTGGCGGACGCGGTCGCCGCAGCCGATGCGCGCTTCGACCCCAAGGCCGATGTGGCGTCCACGGCCAAAGCCTTTTATGACCTGATGACCAGCCTGGACTTTCTCCCCAACTCCCCCACCCTCATGAACGCCGGCCGTCCGTTGGGACAGCTCTCGGCCTGCTTCGTGCTTCCGGTGGAGGACTCCATGGAGCACATCTTCGACGCCATCAAGAACGCCGCCTTGATCCACAAGTCCGGCGGCGGCACCGGTTTTTCCTTCTCCCGGCTGCGGGCCAAGGGCTCCACGGTAAACTCCACCGGGGGTGTTGCCAGCGGCCCCATCTCCTTTATGAAGGTCTTCAACGCCGCCACCGAGGCGGTGAAGCAGGGCGGCACCCGCCGGGGGGCCAATATGGGCATTCTCCGGGTGGACCACCCCGATATCATGGACTTTATCACCTGCAAGAACGACACCAAGGAGATTACCAACTTCAACATCTCCGTTGGTCTTACCGAGGCCTTCATGGCCGCTGTGGAGTCCGGAGGGAGCTTTGATCTTGTGGACCCCGCATCCAAGAAGATTACCGGACAGCTCAACGCCCGGGCGGTGTTCGAGGCCATTGTCAACTCCGCCTGGCAGACGGGTGAACCCGGCATCATCTTCCTGGATCGCTTGAATCGAGACAACCCCTGCCCCGGACAGGGGGAAATCGAGTCCACCAACCCCTGCGGAGAGCAGCCTCTGCTGCCCTATGAGGCGTGCAACTTGGGCTCCATCAATCTGGTCAACCACCTCAGGCAGACCGCAGAGGGCTATACACTGGACCGCGGCAAGCTGGAAAAGACCATTCGGGCTGCCGTCCATTTCCTGGATAACGTGATTGAGGTCAATCAGTATCCCCTGCCGGAAATTGACAGGGTGACCAAACTGACCCGGAAGATCGGCCTGGGGGTCATGGGATTTGCGGATATGCTCCTCTACATGGGCATCCCCTACAACTCCGACGCGGGAGTCTCCATGGCCAAAACCGTCATGGAGCTGGTGCAGACCATCGGCCATCAGGAGAGCCAGCGGCTGGCCGAGACCCGGGGCGCCTTCCCCCTGTTCGCCGAAAGCGTCTATCGGGACGGCACGCCTCTCCGCAACGCCACTGTTACCACCATCGCTCCCACCGGCACCCTGTCCATCATTGCCGGCGTCTCCTCCGGCGTGGAGCCCGTTTTTGCCTATGCTTACATCCGCAACGTGATGGACAACACCCACCTGATCGAGACCAACCAGATCCTGAAGGACAAGCTGGCGGAGCGCGGACTTTTCTCCGATGCCCTCATGCGGGAGATCGTGGAGAAGGGCACCCTGGCCCATGTCCCCGGCGTTCCGGAGGATATCCGCCGGATTTTTGTCTGCGCCCACGACGTCTCCCCCATCTGGCATGTGAAAATGCAGGCCGCGTTCCAGGAGTACACCGACAACGCGGTCTCCAAGACGGTGAACTTCCCCAATTCCGCCACCCGGGAAGAGGTCGCCGAGGTCTACCGCCTGGCCTATGAGCTGGGGTGCAAGGGCACCACCATCTACCGGGACGGCTCCCGGGACGAGCAGGTGCTGAACATCGGCAAGGTAAACGACGGCAAGCCTGCCGAGTCCGGATCGGCGCCCCTTCCCGACCACGTGGAAAAGCTGCTGGAGTCCAATTGCGACTCCACCGCATGTCTCCTTCGCAACGGCTCCATCATGCCCCGGCCCCGGCCCGACGTGACCATGGGCTACACGGAAAAAGTGAAGATCGGCTGCGGTAACCTGTATATTACCGTCAATTACGACGAGCAGGGTATCTGCGAGGTCTTTACCAACACCGGGCGGGCGGGCGGCTGCCCCTCGCAGTCCGAGGCTACGGCCCGGCTCATGTCGGTGGCCCTGCGGGCGGGTGTGGACAGCGACGAGCTGATCCGTCAGCTCAAGGGCATCCGCTGTCCCTCCACCATCCGCCAGCAGGGTATGGCCGTCACCTCCTGTCCCGACGCCATTGCCAAGGCCATTGAAAAGGTCATGAAGGCCTCCAAAAACCAGGAGATACCCCCCTGTCCGCCCCCGATGGAGCCCATCCGGCCCCAGGGGGCCCCAAGCCCCTCCATGACCCCCGCCGAGGCCAAGCAGGCCAAGTTCTGCCCCGAGTGCGGCAGCCGGCTGGAGCATGAGGGCGGCTGCGTCACATGCCGGAACTGCGGCTATTCCAAGTGTGGTTGA